Proteins co-encoded in one Stomoxys calcitrans chromosome 5, idStoCalc2.1, whole genome shotgun sequence genomic window:
- the LOC106091413 gene encoding acetylcholinesterase isoform X2, whose translation MSYDWPRNRVTGLDMAAEGLVVITIQYRTNIFGWINAPENNELSGNYGLQDQMLALDWIQENVKSLGGNSNHITLLGHGTTGAACALLHFVQSQQSSYPMAPLFNQMILMSGGDIEKQVAPLAQVQEASRVLVQKLGCQFEENGKQMVSCLRSKSVSDVLKAFDSIYDHGNGTFHLGPSIAYNLADIFNNMTIMNNAPNTMMGITSNEGAFLPDYWLELARDNYESLKSYVNYTLLKAFIGANGPNSNQHILEALNWRYFNSGPDGDRIQLLASMQKFISEYEYEIPFYRLLNQMSNMSSTSEIYAYIYDFANTMDMRGKVNLFAGASHSSDLPLIFGPSLFQQISRRRFTIDEEKMFRKMRTPIINFIKSGNPNPGRVYEGWLPYTQKEKFIFNLGEAWISQRGDILDLDMANIPKIEQLLDSERALSVRSRLNRNQFNNPYQMPSDKRSIQNASMNLISKRNSEYALHLKRVYGYWQVFLPQSFSSNGQYSDDIVTQRLLYMEASADAARYKQGFFVMLILVSVLMALLGLCIYLLRRNPLEPSPHFDCDL comes from the coding sequence ATGTCATACGATTGGCCTCGCAACAGAGTGACTGGTCTAGATATGGCTGCGGAAGGTTTAGTCGTTATTACCATACAATATCGCACCAACATATTCGGCTGGATAAATGCCCCCGAAAATAATGAACTCAGTGGCAACTATGGCCTACAAGATCAGATGTTAGCTCTGGACTGGATAcaagaaaatgtaaaaagtttAGGTGGAAATTCCAATCATATAACGTTGTTGGGTCATGGCACCACTGGAGCCGCATGTGCCCTCTTGCACTTTGTACAAAGTCAACAATCGTCATATCCTATGGCGCCATTATTCAACCAAATGATTCTGATGTCCGGAGGTGATATTGAGAAACAAGTGGCTCCACTTGCTCAGGTGCAAGAGGCTTCAAGAGTCTTGGTGCAAAAACTAGGTTGTCAGTTTGAAGaaaatggcaaacaaatggtttcGTGTTTACGCTCTAAAAGTGTCAGTGATGTCCTTAAGGCTTTCGATAGTATCTACGATCATGGTAATGGCACTTTTCATCTGGGTCCCAGTATTGCCTACAATTTAGCAGATATTTTCAATAACATGACCATAATGAACAATGCACCGAATACCATGATGGGAATCACTTCAAATGAGGGAGCATTTCTTCCTGATTATTGGCTTGAATTGGCTCGAGATAATTATGAAAGCCTTAAATCCTATGTCAACTACACCCTGTTGAAAGCGTTCATTGGAGCAAACGGCCCAAACAGTAATCAACATATCTTGGAAGCTTTGAATTGGCGATACTTTAATAGTGGGCCGGATGGGGATCGCATACAGTTGCTGGCTTCCATGCAAAAATTTATATCGGAGTATGAATACGAAATACCATTTTATCGTCTTTTAAATCAAATGTCTAATATGTCATCCACCTCTGAGATTTACGCATACATCTATGACTTCGCTAATACAATGGATATGCGCGGTAAGGTTAATCTATTCGCTGGAGCGTCGCATTCATCCGATCTACCTTTAATCTTTGGCCCTTCGTTGTTTCAACAAATATCGCGTCGACGTTTCACCATTGACGAGGAAAAGATGTTTCGTAAGATGCGAACTCCCAtcattaatttcataaaaagcgGCAATCCCAACCCCGGTCGTGTATATGAGGGCTGGCTACCATATACGCAAAAGGAAAagttcattttcaatttgggaGAAGCATGGATTTCGCAACGTGGCGACATTTTGGATCTAGACATGgcaaatattccaaaaatcGAGCAGCTATTGGATAGCGAAAGGGCTTTATCTGTCCGTTCTAGGCTAAACCGCAATCAATTCAACAACCCCTATCAAATGCCCTCCGATAAACGATCTATCCAAAATGCATCTATGAATTTAATATCGAAGCGAAACTCTGAATATGCTCTTCATTTGAAGAGGGTCTATGGCTATTGGCAAGTGTTTCTGCCCCAAAGCTTTTCTTCCAACGGGCAATACTCCGATGACATTGTTACGCAGCGCCTGTTGTATATGGAGGCTTCCGCCGATGCCGCCCGATACAAACAAGGATTCTTTGTAATGCTGATTCTGGTATCAGTGCTCATGGCCCTTTTGGGTCTATGTATTTATCTGCTTCGACGCAATCCCCTAGAGCCATCACCACATTTCGATTGTGATTTATGA
- the LOC106091410 gene encoding DNA-directed RNA polymerase I subunit RPA1 encodes MGTTKTFDIDMFPSDLEFSVFTGDEIKRLSVVKIVTGLTFDPLGHPLPGGLYDSQMGTFGKRMEPCATCLNMQACPGHMGHIELNALVYNPFFIKFVQKICNISCIHCSKLQIKQHVLDILSLQLHLIEAGYVVEAQELEMFKSEIVFNSAETRVKTERGDYLHPRLSEMFQLLSKGRSNQVNVTKTSRAVRAAIVNAALQRPMSSKCQHCNENLKNVRYMHHKLVYYVSVAEMRSKFGDKEGVPGQHKVILADECRKFLRQVYENYSEILKLFFPVLTLVGKSSEHGFSPIDIFFMDTIPVTPPKARPSNILHDQIVEHSQTGLYRGIIENNSVIRVIMKHIKGEVFDMSEEAQNVFNGAKGSNAYEKLYNAWQALQTSVNVLLDVSMSREAQNSSGLKQVLEKKEGLIRKHMMGKRVNYAARTVITPDPNINVEEIGIPDIFARKLSYPVPVTPWNVAELRKMVMNGPDVHPGANYIQDERGYTTYIPANNASKRESMAKLLFNYPEKGIKIVHRHVLNGDILLLNRQPSLHRPSIMAHKARILKGEKTFRLHYSNCKAYNADFDGDEMNAHLPQSEVARSEAYNLVNVASNYLVPKDGTPLGGLIQDHVISGVKLSIRGRFFNREDYQQLVFQGLSHIKTNITLLPPAIIKPIQLWSGKQILSTIIINLIPEGYPPITLNSVAKIASKHWNVYRGRVALAGGTKMGENEMSESQVIIRHGELLAGVLDKQQYGATTYGLIHCMYELYGGNISTCLLTAFTKVFTFFLQWEGFTLGVKDILVTAEADEERRNIIRESRKIGNATLASALDMENVPALDVLSEKMEEAYIKDPKFRVILDRKYKSMLDNYTNDINKTCLPNGLITKFPDNNLQLMVMSGAKGSMVNTMQISCMLGQIELEGKRPPLMISGKSLPSFTSFETSPKSGGYIDGRFLTGIQPQDFFFHCMAGREGLIDTAVKTSRSGYLQRCLIKHLEGLSVNYDLTVRDSDNCIVQFLYGEDGLDILKSKFFNTKFCTEFLTQNAAVIVRPQEMETIRVEEEVNKVHRHNKKIRSWLKKHSSANTKHIAPFTHFSAELRNEIEVNKANKLNTKTGRRRIDEAIIKLWRKADDDSKASYQKKYTRCPDPTSSVYRQDTTYSSVSEKVEKIIADYVARHPDRKSAVTDVMYVKNAKALAAPGEPVGLLAAQSIGEPSTQMTLNTFHFAGRGEMNVTLGIPRLREILMMASANIKTPSMDIPIKPNQEEMAEKLRLTLNRVTLSDVLQYVTVKTQLVHTPTRVQRYELTFQFLPRQAYAEDFSVKPKQIIQFLSNKFFSVLFRSIIKSSTSKTAVIEMGETQNKDGSQDENIDAGEDISKAPKETSADNDDSSDDEQGDADNDATGVKLKSKKMDENEYDDPEEAEEIVDANDDENEDDSVEAPADETHDSEEESSNKPDNLTEKVLLNSMVENYVYDKKRYLWAKLTFNLEMRHRQPNISTIIRDLAGKSVVHQVENIKRAIIYKGNNGELTLKTDGINIVEMFKHNKVLDINRFYSNDIHAIARTYGIEAAARVIVQEVTNVFKVYGITVDRRHLSLIADYMTFDGTFQPLSRKGMEHSASPLQQMSFESCLQFLKNAAGTGCADELCSPSSRLMVGLPVRNGTGAFELLTKIC; translated from the exons ATGGGGACAACGAAAACTTTTGATATTGACATGTTTCCATCAGACCTGGAGTTCTCAGTTTTCACTGGCGATGAAATCAAACGGCTAAGTGTTGTTAAAATTGTCACGGGTCTCACATTTGATCCGCTGGGACATCCACTGCCCGGTGGTCTGTATGACAGCCAAATGGGTACATTCGGCAAGCGCATGGAACCATGTGCCACCTGCCTGAATATGCAAGCTTGTCCCGGCCACATGGGCCACATCGAATTGAATGCTCTTGTTTATAATccatttttcattaaatttgttCAAAAGATATGCAACATTTCGTGTATACATTGCTCTAAACTGCAAATTAAAC AGCATGTCTTGGATATATTGTCATTGCAATTGCATCTCATTGAAGCGGGCTATGTAGTTGAAGCTCAAGAACTGGAAATGTTTAAATcggaaattgtttttaatagtGCAGAGACGCGCGTAAAAACTGAGAGGGGGGACTATTTGCACCCCCGCCTATCGGAAATGTTTCAGCTCTTATCCAAAGGCCGCAGTAATCAGGTGAATGTAACAAAGACTTCTCGTGCAGTACGGGCTGCCATTGTAAATGCTGCATTACAGCGTCCCATGTCTAGTAAATGTCAACATTGCAACGAAAACTTAAAAAACGTCCGTTATATGCACCATAAGCTTGTCTATTATGTTAGTGTGGCGGAAATGAGAAGCAA GTTCGGCGACAAGGAAGGTGTACCTGGACAACACAAAGTTATATTGGCTGATGAATGTCGAAAGTTTCTGCGTCAGGTTTATGAAAACtattctgaaattttgaaactttttttccCGGTACTAACATTGGTGGGCAAATCCAGCGAACATGGTTTCAGTCCAATTGATATATTTTTCATGGATACAATACCGGTGACTCCGCCCAAAGCTCGTCCCTCAAATATTTTGCACGATCAAATTGTAGAGCACTCCCAAACTGGTCTTTATCGAGGAATCATCGAAAATAACTCCGTGATAAGAGTAATAATGAAACATATCAAAGGAGAAGTGTTCGATATGTCCGAAGAAGCACAG AACGTTTTTAATGGTGCAAAAGGTTCAAATGCTTATGAAAAACTTTATAATGCTTGGCAAGCTTTGCAGACGTCAGTCAATGTTTTACTTGATGTAAGCATGTCGCGGGAGGCTCAAAACTCATCTGGTCTGAAGCAGGTTTTGGAAAAAAAGGAAGGTCTTATACGCAAACATATGATGGGCAAACGTGTTAACTATGCTGCTCGTACTGTCATAACACCAGACCCCAACATAAATGTAGAAGAAATTGGCATTCCAGATATATTTGCGCGCAAATTATCGTATCCAGTGCCTGTGACACCATGGAATGTGGCGGAACTACGTAAAATGGTGATGAATGGGCCGGATGTTCATcccgg AGCGAATTATATTCAAGACGAAAGGGGATATACCACATATATTCCAGCTAATAATGCATCTAAAAGAGAAAGTATGGCAAAATTATTGTTTAACTATCCCGAAAAGGGCATAAAAATTGTACACCGACATGTATTGAATGGAGACATTTTGCTTTTGAATCGCCAACCCTCGCTTCACAGGCCATCAATTATGGCCCACAAAGCACGTATTTTGAAGGGTGAAAAGACCTTTCGTTTGCACTATTCCAATTGTAAGGCATACAATGCTGATTTTGACGGTGACGAAATGAATGCCCATCTTCCTCAGAGCGAAGTTGCAAGATCCGAGGCCTACAATCTGG TCAATGTGGCCAGTAACTATTTAGTTCCCAAGGATGGTACACCATTGGGTGGCCTTATTCAAGATCACGTTATATCAGGCGTAAAACTTTCAATACGTGGCCGCTTTTTCAATCGCGAAGATTATCAACAGCTTGTGTTTCAGGGACTATCTcacattaaaacaaatattactTTATTACCACCGGCTATAATTAAGCCCATACAATTGTGGTCTGGAAAACAG ATATTGTCAACCATAATAATCAATCTTATACCTGAGGGATATCCACCTATTACACTGAATTCAGTAGCGAAAATTGCTTCAAAG CATTGGAACGTTTATAGAGGACGCGTTGCCCTAGCTGGAGGCACAAAGATGGGTGAAAATGAAATGTCTGAGAGTCAGGTAATAATTCGTCATGGTGAACTTTTGGCAGGTGTCTTGGACAAACAGCAGTACGGTGCCACCACGTATGGTCTCATACATTGCATGTACGAG CTATACGGTGGCAACATATCGACGTGCTTGCTAACCGCATTTACAAAGGTCTTCACATTTTTCCTGCAATGGGAAGGATTTACACTGGGCGTAAAGGACATTCTGGTTACGGCCGAAGCCGACGAAGAAAGGCGCAATATAATTCGAGAAAGTCGTAAAATTGGTAATGCTACTTTGGCATCTGCCTTGGATATGGAGAATGTTCCCGCCTTAGATGTGCTGTCGGAGAAAATGGAAGAAGCTTACATCAAAGATCCCAAGTTTCGAGTTATCCTAGATCGTAAATACAAGTCAATGTTGGATAATTACACAAATGATATCAACAA AACATGTTTACCTAATGGTTTGATCACAAAATTCCCCGACAATAATCTACAGCTAATGGTTATGTCGGGTGCTAAGGGTTCCATGGTCAACACTATGCAAATTTCCTGTATGTTGGGTCAAATTGAATTGGAAGGTAAACGCCCACCTCTTATGATATCGGGCAAATCCTTACCCAGCTTCACTTCTTTCGAAACTTCGCCCAAATCAGGAGGATATATTGATGGTCGATTTTTAACGGGAATACAACCGCAAGATTTCTTTTTCCATTGCATGGCTGGTCGTGAG GGCCTTATTGATACCGCTGTGAAAACTTCTCGCTCGGGTTATCTGCAACGTTGCCTAATAAAACATTTGGAAGGATTATCGGTAAACTATGACTTGACAGTGCGTGACAGTGACAATTGCATTGTTCAATTTCTCTATGGCGAGGATGGTCTGGATATTTTAAAATCAAAGTTCTTCAATACCAAATTCTGCACAGAATTTCTAACTCAAAATGCCGCAGTAATAGTTCGTCCTCAAGAAATGGAAACAATAAGGGTTGAGGAAGAAGTCAATAAAGTACATCGCCACAATAAGAAAATTCGCTCTTGGCTGAAAAAACATAGCAGTGCAAACACCAAACATATTGCCCCTTTTACCCACTTCTCAGCCGAGCTGCGCAACGAAATCGAGGTTAATAAAGCCAATAAGCTTAACACAAAGACCGGAAGACGCCGCATAGATGAAGCTATCATCAAATTATGGCGAAAAGCCGATGATGATAGTAAAGCCTCGTATCAAAAGAAATATACCCGTTGTCCAGATCCCACTAGTTCAGTTTATCGACAGGACACGACCTACAGTTCTGTTTCGGAGAAAGTGGAAAAAATTATTGCCGATTACGTAGCCAGACACCCCGACCGGAAATCCGCTGTTACCGATGTGATGTACGTGAAAAACGCCAAAGCCTTAGCGGCCCCAGGTGAACCGGTTGGTCTTCTTGCTGCCCAATCGATTGGCGAGCCTTCCACTCAGATGACACTGAATACTTTTCACTTTGCCGGTCGCGGTGAAATGAACGTGACCCTGGGTATACCACGTCTTCGCGAAATCCTTATGATGGCTTCGGCTAACATTAAAACCCCTTCAATGGATATACCCATCAAACCAAATCAGGAAGAGATGGCAGAAAAACTACGTCTCACGCTAAATAGAGTGACATTGAGCGATGTATTGCAAT ATGTTACTGTTAAAACGCAATTGGTTCACACACCCACAAGAGTACAAAGATATGAGTTAACCTTCCAGTTTTTACCCCGACAAGCTTATGCCGAAGATTTCAGTGTCAAACCAAAGCAGATTATACAGTTTTTGAGCAATAAATTCTTTTCTGTGTTGTTCCGCTCGATCATAAAATCATCCACATCAAAGACAGCAGT TATTGAAATGGGTGAAACGCAAAACAAAGATGGCTCTCAAGACGAAAACATAGATGCTGGCGAAGATATTTCGAAGGCGCCAAAAGAAACGTCTGCTGATAATGACGACTCTTCTGACGATGAGCAGGGAGATGCAGATAATGATGCAACCGGAGTTAAACTGAAATCAAAGAAGATGGACGAGAACGAATATGACGACCCAGAGGAGGCAGAAGAAATTGTTGATG CAAATGATGATGAGAATGAGGATGATAGCGTTGAAGCTCCAGCAGATGAGACACACGACTCTGAGGAGGAGTCCTCTAATAAACCAGATAATCTTACGGAGAAGGTCTTGCTCAACTCCATGGTTGAGAACTATGTGTATGATAAGAAACGTTATttgtgggccaaattaacattTAAT TTAGAAATGAGACACCGACAGCCAAATATATCTACAATAATCCGGGATTTGGCGGGAAAATCAGTGGTACATCAAGTGGAAAATATAAAACGTGCCATTATATATAAGGGCAACAATGGCGAGTTGACTCTTAAGACTGATGGCATTAACATTGTAGAAATGTTTAAACACAACAAAGTGCTTGACATAAATCGTTTTTACTCTAACGACATACACGCTATTGCACGAACATACGGAATTGAAGCAGCAGCTCGAGTCATTGTGCAGGAAGTAACGAATGTCTTCAAAGTTTATGGTATTACGGTAGACCGCCGTCATTTGTCGCTTATTGCTGATTACATGACATTTGATGGTACTTTCCAACCCCTGTCTCGCAAAGGAATGGAACACTCTGCCTCGCCTTTGCAGCAAATGTCCTTTGAATCTTGTCTCCAGTTCCTGAAGAATGCTGCTGGTACAGGTTGTGCCGATGAGTTATGTTCACCCTCAAGTCGTTTAATGGTAGGCCTTCCAGTACGAAATGGCACAGGTGCCTTTGAATTGCTGAcaaaaatatgttaa
- the LOC106091411 gene encoding splicing factor YJU2, with protein sequence MSERKVLNKYYPPDFDPSKIPRMKLSKNRQYTVRLMAPFNMRCKTCGEYIYKGKKFNARKEDVEHETYLGIRIYRFYIKCTRCLQEISFKTDPKNTDYEIEAGATRNFMALKMAEEQARREEEELREEEASNPMKMLENRTQQSRNEIEMLESLEELRDLNRRQETVDYATMLQQYSNKETERERLERQEREDEEYIKSVNFKNKVSDGSKRIVAEEIIEEIQEKDAANPKPAKMLKPNETGPTFKKPTASSSTTKGLSSTDVVKRKQPLVVLKPKPKDAQKLVDAVVNADSLNETSASSKQVKGPSSGGGLSLLSAYSDSSEDSS encoded by the exons ATGTCGGAGCGCAAAGTTTTGAAT AAATACTATCCGCCGGATTTTGACCCATCCAAAATTCCGCGCATGAAATTATCCAAAAATCGCCAATACACTGTTCGATTGATGGCTCCATTCAATATGCGCTGCAAAACATGCGGTGAATACATTTACAAGGGCAAGAAGTTCAACGCTCGAAAGGAGGATGTGGAACATGAAACATACCTGGGCATTCGAATTTACCGTTTCTACATAAAATGTACTCGCTGTCTACAGGAAATATCGTTTAAAACAGATCCCAAAAATACGGACTATGAAATAGAAGCTGGAGCGACCAGAAATTTTATGGCTCTAAAAATGGCTGAAGAGCAAGCTCGCAGGGAAGAGGAGGAGTTGCGCGAGGAAGAAGCCAGCAATCCAATGAAAATGCTGGAGAATCGAACTCAGCAATCgagaaatgaaattgaaatgctGGAATCGCTAGAAGAATTGCGAGATTTAAATCGAAGGCAAGAGACTGTTGACTATGCTACGATGTTGCAACAGTATAGTAATAAGGAAACGGAAAGAGAGCGTCTGGAGAGACAAGAAAGAGAAGATGAGGAGTATATAAA GTCTGTAAACTTTAAGAACAAAGTATCTGATGGCAGTAAAAGAATTGTCGCTGAGGAAATAATTGAGGAAATTCAGGAAAAGGATGCAGCCAATCCCAAACCTGCGAAAATGCTAAAGCCTAATGAAACGGGACCGACTTTTAAAAAGCCTACAGCTAGCAGCAGCACAACAAAAGGATTGTCTTCAACTGATGTTGTGAAACGTAAACAGCCTTTGGTTGTACTCAAACCGAAACCAAAAGACGCCCAAAAGTTAGTTGATGCTGTAGTAAATGCGGATAGTTTAAATGAAACCTCCGCAAGTAGTAAACAAGTTAAAGGCCCTAGTTCTGGCGGTGGCTTGTCACTTTTGTCTGCCTATTCAGACAGCTCGGAGGACTCTAGTTAA